In a genomic window of Streptomyces sp. NBC_01142:
- a CDS encoding EboA domain-containing protein, with the protein MLKTRRELDAQLGGAARAWLDQALTEAARALPVWELRFASAGRHCGQDHADSVRTLLLREACADGATLTRLYQQGTAAERRAVLLALHSLVGSPAALPLLEDALRTNDTRLVAAAVGPYAAAHLDAHAWRHAVLKCLFTGVPVDAVADLERRAAGDGELARMLADYGAERTAAGRTVPSDLPRVLTLTGERPDRPEES; encoded by the coding sequence ATGCTGAAGACCCGCAGGGAACTCGATGCGCAGCTCGGCGGAGCGGCGCGAGCCTGGCTCGACCAGGCGCTCACCGAAGCCGCGCGTGCGCTACCCGTGTGGGAGCTCCGGTTCGCGTCCGCCGGGCGCCACTGCGGCCAGGACCACGCCGACTCCGTACGCACTCTCCTCCTTCGGGAAGCGTGCGCCGACGGCGCCACTCTCACCCGCCTCTACCAGCAGGGGACCGCCGCCGAACGCCGTGCCGTGCTCCTCGCCCTGCACTCCCTCGTCGGCAGCCCCGCCGCGCTGCCACTCCTCGAGGACGCCCTGCGCACCAACGACACCCGGCTCGTCGCCGCGGCCGTCGGCCCGTACGCCGCCGCGCACCTCGATGCGCATGCCTGGCGGCACGCGGTCCTCAAGTGCCTGTTCACGGGCGTGCCCGTGGACGCGGTCGCCGACCTGGAGCGCCGGGCCGCAGGCGACGGCGAGCTGGCCAGGATGCTCGCCGACTACGGCGCCGAGCGCACCGCCGCCGGCCGAACCGTCCCCTCCGACCTCCCTCGCGTACTGACCCTGACCGGCGAGCGGCCCGATCGGCCCGAGGAGTCCTGA
- the eboE gene encoding metabolite traffic protein EboE produces MRFRHPDGTTVHLSYCTNVHPAETLDGVLAQLRDHCEPVRKRLGRDRLGIGLWLAKDAAHALINDPAALRGLRAELDRRGLEVVTLNGFPYEGFGAEEVKYRVYKPDWTAPERLAHTTDLARLLAALLPDDVTEGTISTLPLAWRTPFADTAAEAAHTALATLSARLDALEELTGKSIRIGLEPEPGCTVETTADAIRPLTAIGSRRIGICIDTCHLATSFEDPGTALAALDAAGVTIPKAQLSAALHAQEPHLPEVRAALAAFAEPRFLHQTRTRTAAGLRGTDDLDEALAGETLPDGAPWRAHFHVPLHAPPAPPLASTLPVLQDALTQLVGGTGPRTRHLEVETYTWQALPSELRPRNRTQLADGIAAELTLARDLLTDLGLKELP; encoded by the coding sequence ATGCGCTTCCGCCACCCCGACGGGACCACCGTCCACCTCTCCTACTGCACCAACGTCCACCCCGCCGAAACCCTCGACGGTGTACTCGCCCAGCTTCGCGACCACTGCGAGCCCGTACGCAAACGCCTCGGCCGGGACCGCCTCGGCATCGGTCTCTGGCTCGCCAAGGACGCCGCCCACGCCCTGATCAACGACCCGGCGGCGCTGCGCGGCCTGCGCGCCGAACTCGACCGCCGCGGCCTGGAGGTCGTCACCCTCAACGGCTTCCCCTACGAGGGATTCGGTGCCGAGGAGGTCAAGTACCGCGTCTACAAGCCGGACTGGACCGCTCCCGAACGGCTCGCCCACACCACCGACCTGGCCCGCCTCCTCGCCGCCCTCCTTCCCGACGACGTCACCGAAGGCACCATCTCCACCCTCCCGCTCGCCTGGCGTACACCCTTCGCCGACACCGCGGCCGAGGCCGCGCACACCGCCCTGGCCACCCTCTCCGCGCGCCTCGACGCACTGGAGGAGCTGACCGGAAAGTCGATACGCATCGGTCTGGAGCCGGAGCCCGGCTGCACGGTCGAGACCACCGCCGACGCGATACGCCCCCTCACCGCCATCGGATCCCGGCGGATCGGCATCTGCATCGACACCTGCCACCTCGCCACCTCCTTCGAAGATCCCGGAACAGCCCTCGCCGCCCTCGACGCGGCAGGCGTCACCATCCCCAAGGCCCAGCTGTCCGCCGCCCTCCACGCCCAGGAACCCCACCTCCCCGAAGTACGCGCCGCCCTCGCCGCCTTCGCCGAGCCCCGCTTCCTCCACCAGACCCGCACCCGCACCGCCGCCGGGCTTCGCGGCACCGACGACCTCGACGAGGCACTCGCCGGCGAGACGCTGCCCGACGGCGCCCCGTGGCGCGCCCACTTCCACGTCCCCCTGCACGCCCCGCCCGCCCCGCCGCTCGCCTCCACCCTCCCCGTACTCCAGGACGCCCTGACGCAGCTTGTCGGCGGCACCGGTCCCCGCACCCGCCATCTCGAGGTCGAGACGTACACCTGGCAGGCGCTCCCCTCCGAGCTGCGTCCCCGCAACCGCACCCAGCTGGCCGACGGGATCGCCGCCGAACTCACCCTCGCCCGCGATCTCCTGACGGACCTCGGCCTGAAGGAGCTCCCATGA
- a CDS encoding TatD family hydrolase, which produces MRIFDPHIHMTSRTTDDYQAMYAAGVRALVEPSFWLGQPRTSPTSFFDYFDALLGWEPFRAAQYGIAHHCTLALNPKEANDPRCTPVLDALPRYLVKDSVVAVGEIGYDSMTPAEDTALAAQLQLAADHGLPVLVHTPHRDKLAGLRRTVDVIRESNLPTDRVLLDHLNETTVEHATDSGSWLGFSIYPDTKMDEDRMVAILKTYGTEKVLVNSAADWGRSDPLKTRKVGDAMLAAGFTEDDVDQVLWRNPVAFYGLSGRLQLDLPEPETLHEGNSILRGGE; this is translated from the coding sequence ATGCGCATCTTCGACCCCCACATCCATATGACCTCCCGCACCACCGACGACTATCAGGCGATGTACGCCGCCGGTGTCCGTGCCCTCGTCGAACCGTCCTTCTGGCTCGGCCAGCCCCGCACCTCGCCCACCAGCTTCTTCGACTACTTCGACGCACTGCTCGGCTGGGAGCCCTTCCGCGCCGCCCAGTACGGCATCGCCCACCACTGCACGCTCGCCCTCAACCCCAAAGAGGCGAACGACCCTCGCTGCACCCCCGTCCTGGACGCCCTGCCCCGCTATCTCGTCAAGGACTCCGTCGTCGCCGTCGGCGAGATCGGCTACGACTCCATGACCCCCGCCGAGGACACCGCCCTCGCCGCCCAGCTCCAGCTCGCCGCGGACCACGGCCTGCCCGTCCTCGTCCACACCCCCCACCGGGACAAGCTCGCCGGACTCCGCCGCACCGTCGACGTCATCCGTGAATCGAACCTCCCCACGGACCGCGTCCTGCTCGACCACCTCAATGAAACGACCGTAGAACACGCCACTGACAGCGGCAGCTGGCTCGGCTTCTCCATCTACCCGGACACCAAGATGGACGAGGACCGCATGGTCGCGATCCTGAAGACCTACGGAACCGAGAAGGTCCTGGTCAACTCGGCCGCGGACTGGGGCAGGAGCGACCCGCTCAAGACCCGCAAGGTCGGCGACGCCATGCTCGCCGCCGGCTTCACCGAGGACGACGTCGACCAGGTTCTGTGGCGCAACCCCGTCGCCTTCTACGGCCTCAGCGGCCGCCTCCAGCTCGACCTCCCCGAACCGGAGACCCTGCACGAGGGCAACTCCATTCTCCGCGGCGGGGAATGA
- a CDS encoding nucleotide pyrophosphatase/phosphodiesterase family protein, with amino-acid sequence MTDASDSSDVSDATDAATPSDRNDPAGTASPTPLLVLDVVGLTPRLLDHMPHLKSLARSGSQAPLSTVLPAVTCAAQSTFLTGALPAEHGIVANGWYFRELGDVLLWRQHNGLVSGDKIWDAARRVHPGYTVANICWWYAMGADTDITVTPRPVYYADGRKEPDCYTRPPALHDELTRKFGTFPLFHFWGPGADIVSSQWIADATRHIMRTRHPDLTLCYLPHLDYDLQRYGPDDPRSYRAAADLDAVIAPLLDDARQEGRTVVALSEYGITRVSRPVDINRALRRAGLLEVHTQDGMEYLDPMASRAFAVADHQLAHVYVRHPEDPGELAATREALEDLPGIEQLLDDEGKKAHGLDHPRSGELVAIAEPDAWFTYYYWLDDARAPDFAQLVEIHRKPGYDPVELFMDPLDPYVRLKAAKAIVRKKLGMRYRLAVVPLDPSPIRGSHGRLPTSDDSDNGPLILCSTPRAVDGRVAATDVKSLLLQLAGLH; translated from the coding sequence ATGACCGATGCCAGCGACAGCAGCGATGTCAGCGATGCCACCGACGCCGCCACCCCCAGCGACCGCAACGACCCCGCCGGGACCGCAAGCCCCACCCCTCTCCTGGTCCTGGACGTCGTCGGTCTCACCCCCCGGCTCCTCGACCACATGCCCCACCTGAAATCCCTCGCCCGGTCCGGCTCCCAGGCCCCCCTTTCCACTGTGCTGCCCGCCGTCACCTGTGCCGCCCAGTCCACCTTCCTCACCGGCGCACTCCCCGCCGAACACGGCATCGTCGCCAACGGCTGGTACTTCCGTGAACTCGGCGACGTCCTGCTGTGGCGCCAGCACAACGGCCTCGTCTCCGGCGACAAGATCTGGGACGCCGCCCGCCGTGTCCACCCCGGCTACACCGTTGCCAACATCTGCTGGTGGTACGCGATGGGCGCAGACACCGACATCACTGTCACTCCCCGCCCCGTCTACTACGCGGACGGCCGCAAGGAACCCGACTGCTACACCCGGCCCCCGGCCCTGCACGACGAACTCACCCGGAAATTCGGCACCTTCCCCCTCTTCCACTTCTGGGGCCCGGGCGCGGACATCGTCTCCAGCCAGTGGATCGCCGACGCGACCCGCCACATCATGCGCACCCGACACCCCGACCTGACCCTGTGCTACCTCCCGCATCTCGACTACGACCTGCAGCGCTACGGCCCCGACGACCCCCGCTCCTACCGTGCCGCCGCCGACCTCGACGCCGTCATCGCTCCGCTGCTGGACGATGCCCGTCAGGAAGGCCGCACCGTCGTCGCCCTGTCGGAGTACGGCATCACCCGCGTCAGCCGGCCCGTCGACATCAACCGCGCCCTGCGCCGCGCCGGCCTGCTCGAAGTGCACACCCAGGACGGCATGGAGTACCTCGACCCGATGGCCTCACGGGCCTTCGCCGTCGCCGACCACCAGCTCGCCCATGTCTACGTACGCCACCCCGAAGACCCCGGAGAACTCGCCGCCACCCGCGAAGCCCTCGAGGACCTCCCGGGCATCGAGCAACTCCTCGACGACGAGGGAAAGAAGGCCCACGGCCTCGACCACCCCCGGTCCGGCGAGCTCGTCGCCATCGCGGAACCCGACGCCTGGTTCACGTACTACTACTGGCTCGACGACGCCCGCGCCCCCGACTTCGCCCAGCTCGTCGAGATCCACCGCAAACCCGGCTACGACCCGGTCGAGCTGTTCATGGACCCGCTCGACCCGTACGTACGCCTCAAGGCGGCCAAGGCGATCGTCCGCAAGAAGCTCGGCATGCGCTACCGCCTGGCGGTCGTGCCCCTCGACCCCTCACCTATTCGCGGCAGCCATGGCCGCCTTCCCACGAGCGACGACAGTGACAACGGACCGCTCATTCTGTGCTCCACCCCCCGCGCTGTGGATGGCCGTGTCGCGGCCACCGATGTGAAGTCCCTGCTGCTTCAACTCGCTGGTCTCCACTGA